The Drosophila innubila isolate TH190305 chromosome 2R unlocalized genomic scaffold, UK_Dinn_1.0 1_C_2R, whole genome shotgun sequence DNA window tcgctTCTCGTTGGCATGAAGGGGATTGTCTGGACGGCGCCGGAGGGAGGCGGGAAAGTTGCTTTCATGATTTTTTGGCGCATCTTACAAAAGTTGCActaaatgtcaaatgcaaatgcaaaagccACTCGGTTTGCCCATTGAAGTTTGCCACCTGCTAAATTGCTAAATTGTTAAAACCAACTTTCAGGTTTTCCTCTTATTCCTCCTTTCCCTTTCCCATTCTtctctttcttatttttcttctctctTAGTTGTTGTAGAGTTGGCTTGACAGTCATAATTAATACGCTTAAGTTGGCTtacttaatttcaatttgcacgTCGCTGACAAATTTCTCCACCCTGTCGGCTTCATTAAAAACCCATTAGACCCAGCTTGGCTATTAGAATCATCTTCGCAGAGACTGCAACACTTTTGACCCAGCAAATTACGTCCACACGTATTGGCCATGTTGGGGTATCATCTAACAAACCGAACACTCAGTTGTTTTGTGGTTTGTGTCAACTTTACaagtttttggccaacaatttgatttgcttCCCCTTTACCCGTTAACGTTTCTCCATTTTCTTTTAGCCAACTTGCGTGGGAAATGCCGTCGATCGGTCACGATCAACAATCAACAATCAGCGATCAGCGATCAACGAACTGCGATCTGTGATCTGTGATCAAAGAGCCAAGACACAAACCAATTGAAAGTACATGCAAATGCAAAGCTGATGTTTATCGTAttgtttgtttggcttttcCTGCCATTTTCTTCTGGCCTTTCAAGTGATTTGCCACTTGACAAATGAGCTGACTGCCACATGTGCAATTTAATAGACGACTCctctgccacaacaacaaacaacaacaatttgtgagGCCAATTTTCATTCAACTTGGTAAAAACAATAGACTATAGATACGAGCAGAGACTACTTATATAGAGCTTCTCCCCTTGTCTAGCCTGACAATTTGTGCATTGATTTGGAAAATGGCTGTGCACAACAAATGACCAAGAAATAGAgcgcacatacatatgtatacatatgaaaATGACAtggaaaaacttttgaaaCTCAATGCTCCAAAGAGAAAATTGTAGcgcaaaaataaacacaaaggAAAATTGCACTGAAATTGGTGCTATCAACAAAAGCAACTTGCAGAGCAAAACGAAGCATAAGAACAGAGAGCATAgcccaaaaaaattttaataaaaaagtgaTAACACAACTAGAAAATATCCTATACTTTAGTGTCTCTAGCTACAAATGTACTGAGaaagtttataaattgattgaCCTTAAGTTAAGCgcacttgcaggtcgaattttccaaaacgccTGTACTatgctcagtcagtcagtcagttggacaaacaaatttataaatattgatatgaCTTTATGATTTATCAAGCAATTCtgataaaattttagaaataaacagctagtacataaataaatagatatagatattagtattaaaatttaaatcaaagctATTCCTATAGTAAACTGCTTcacaaattggaaaatgctAACTGTTTCCATTGGTGTAGGTAAATATTCCATATCAGTTTCACTGCTCATATTATTTGTGACTTATTCaatgcttacagggtattcaaaaTAGAATTTGTTACCCTATAACCTGACCTTCATTGCTGTTTGCTactaacatttaaaatttgtttgtgcactcatttttttgttgcttgttgttgttgtttttattcgaTTTCAACAGAAAACGTGCCAAGTTTTTGGCGCaagatatttttgttaaagctGTTGGCAcgttcaacaaatttaatacagtTCAACAAAACGAGGCATGAATAGACAGAGATGACTTTTATCACCCTACCACTCCCCCCTCCCCAACTTCCCCTCAATCAGCGATTGCTCGTCACAGCTGTAAAGTGACTTTCTGTTATCAACACAGCTGCCTGATAACAGAAGAAATCTGGAGACGGTTGAAAGGCAGAGAGGGGGAGAATAaaagagaggcagagacagagaaagagacgaatagagagagatagagatagaggtCATGGGGATAAGCTCAGCTGATAGAATGcttaatacaattttcatttagttgAGTTTGAGAAATTGAAAGCGAAACATTTCAGCTTGAAAATGTTTGGCTTATTGCAAATGCTGCTCTTTGTGCTGTGGCTAATTGGTTTGAGCCAAGGGCGTTCCGCAGTTAGTAGAGATTGGCATGAGGTAAGCGATAAAGAGTTAACTAAATACATATCTCTTTACATATATGATTTTATTGACAGACACCAGAGCCGGATCCCACAATATTTGAGAATAAATCGCCCTTTAACTTGGAACTGCAACTCAATGATTTGGACTCCAAATGATTTGCATactttaatcatttttaatatgtaccTAAGTTCAAAACTTTGTATGACTGTGTTTAATCTATAGCTATGACCTAATTACAATAATGttgttgattaaataaaatatattattatattgttaacTTGCTTAAATTTCAGTCTAAAATCGAAATGTGTACGTAGCACCTGCACCCCAATTGGGTCGGGTGGTGCCAAAGGGTCCGCCAAAGTGCTGTGCGTACTGTCCCGTGGCATCCAAGGAGTGGCGACCATTGTTACTCTGCCATACGGGTACACGTCCATTGACACTCAAGTCCAAGCCTTGTCCTGAACCGCCTCCTCCCTGGACTTTCCATTGCCGACGCACACGATGCAGCTCCTCTTGACTGGGCGCCCAATCTAAATCCTCTGGTAGCTGAATAGTTGACAGACATAAGGATTTACACTGCTTAACAAACTTCAAGCACTATATTTACCAATTGTATTTCCGGCTCATAGTAGCTCGACAACTCATCAACTTTCAGCCAAGGATTGGGATAGGACAAAACGCAGGCAGCTAGACCTAAA harbors:
- the LOC117783991 gene encoding diptericin A, which produces MKVCFSLMFLGLAACVLSYPNPWLKVDELSSYYEPEIQLLPEDLDWAPSQEELHRVRRQWKVQGGGGSGQGLDLSVNGRVPVWQSNNGRHSLDATGQYAQHFGGPFGTTRPNWGAGATYTFRF